In Cryptomeria japonica chromosome 1, Sugi_1.0, whole genome shotgun sequence, the sequence CTGACCCCACCAAAATCCTACAAAGCAACAAGGTGTGTCATACAAGAAATCAATGACTCAAGTAAGTATACTATTGATTGGCTTACCGGTACCTTAGCAGCCTTTGAAGTTTTAGAAATGGAGGaagataaaagagaaaagaaagaagtaacATTTAATATTTCAAGACACGATGATCTGGAATGTAGTGGAGACTTGGATGAAgttgaagcaaactttgtgagaagattgcaataagaaaatggaaaatacaaaggtaagttacctctataATGTTTTTTCTTATGGTataattggacattatgcttctcatTGCACTTACAGGGAACATTATAAGAGACgagatgatgatgagaagagaaaTAAAGCTAGGAAGCACAAATTCAACATAATAGAGAAGAAAGGATTATGTTCTATAGAGGAACATACatctgaagatgaaattgttgttgactcaaatgaagaatccttgtttttAGTCGTAGAAGAAAAGAAGAATGCATCAGAGAAACCAGAAGAGGAGAAGGCAATCAAGACTGtattgcatgctaagatagaaccaAATACATGGATTATTGACTCTGgatgctcaaaccatatgactagtgataaagattGGTTTATTAATCTTAAAATATATGATGGTGGTTAGTGAAATTTGTCGGAGAAGATAGTGCAACTATTAAAGGTATTGGACTTGTGTTtccattgatggtaagcataaaatagatgatgtttattatgttggagGGTTAAGACATAGTCTattaagtgttagtcagatgtgtagaaaCGGTAATGAAGTTTTGTTCAGTAGCACCATATGTGAGATTAGAAAAAACAAGATTGGTAAAAGAGTTGCAAAAGGAATTAGAACAGGTAGAAATATATACTACATTAAGGATAACAAAGAAAGTAAATGTTTTATAGCACAAACAGTTGTGATTGTTCCAACAATTACAAAGAAGACAAGTGatccaaagaaggagaaggagaa encodes:
- the LOC131856669 gene encoding uncharacterized protein LOC131856669; translation: MGPWSAGRPGACAGPVARWRRGGGVADSGGRREECGWRGGGCRAVHRRRGLQTAAPVEHYKRRDDDEKRNKARKHKFNIIEKKGLCSIEEHTSEDEIVVDSNEESLFLVVEEKKNASEKPEEEKAIKTVLHAKIEPNTWIIDSGCSNHMTSDKDWFINLKIYDGG